The following proteins are encoded in a genomic region of Paenibacillus sp. FSL H3-0469:
- a CDS encoding response regulator, whose translation MIKAVVVDDERLVRKGFISLLDWPSFGVVITGEARDGQAALELLREQETDLLFVDLSMPGMTGFELIREVRLRYPAVRCVVLTCHHEFDEVQEALRLGAVDYIVKTLLEPENADVIIRRLVERIRWEDGNKSTAAKAEQRVIAEDKALLFVPLTPELKEEQLYALSLVRNSTLLAVRGMWLSPLPYPVDAARIAGELGAVLGTSWTAALLEGVRGQPLKTIAAVLEQSARQALFYAAGGQAVPSLHYGELQALAVRQRPEAGVPSALLQAQNLRWTLERRDWDLFHSGVAMQQPDPEAVGDFGRELLRNWSGLLLTAEEAQQLALAAECNRHWRHWLVWLHQFTGHVQRRMIELGLSQEVMLCLITAVRYMRSHAGDKINQGDVAAAIHMSRGYFSRCFARFAGETFGECLRRMRLELAKALLLETPVPVCEIACRSGFGDERYFSKLFREHVGKLPSEYRAEGWLQDARFAAEPGDSKDSWMLSTT comes from the coding sequence ATGATTAAGGCTGTTGTCGTAGATGATGAGCGTCTGGTGCGCAAAGGTTTCATCTCACTGCTGGATTGGCCGTCCTTCGGGGTGGTGATTACCGGAGAGGCCAGAGACGGGCAGGCGGCACTGGAGCTGCTGCGCGAGCAGGAGACGGATCTGCTGTTCGTGGATCTGTCAATGCCGGGGATGACCGGGTTCGAGCTGATCCGGGAAGTGAGGCTGCGGTATCCCGCGGTCCGCTGCGTAGTGCTGACCTGCCATCATGAATTCGATGAGGTGCAGGAGGCGCTGCGGCTGGGAGCGGTAGATTACATTGTCAAGACGCTGCTGGAGCCGGAGAATGCCGATGTGATCATCCGCAGACTGGTGGAGCGGATCAGGTGGGAAGACGGGAACAAAAGCACTGCTGCAAAGGCAGAGCAGAGGGTGATCGCTGAGGACAAGGCGCTGCTCTTTGTGCCGCTTACGCCGGAACTGAAGGAAGAGCAGCTGTATGCGCTGTCTCTGGTGAGAAATTCCACACTACTTGCTGTGCGGGGGATGTGGTTGTCTCCGCTGCCGTATCCTGTGGATGCAGCGCGGATCGCAGGAGAGCTGGGAGCAGTGCTTGGGACAAGCTGGACAGCGGCGCTGCTGGAGGGGGTGCGTGGTCAGCCGCTGAAGACAATCGCTGCGGTGCTGGAACAGTCGGCCCGGCAGGCGCTGTTCTATGCTGCGGGCGGCCAGGCGGTCCCGAGTCTGCACTATGGTGAACTGCAGGCGCTGGCCGTGCGGCAACGGCCGGAGGCGGGTGTCCCTTCCGCGCTGCTGCAGGCGCAGAATCTCCGCTGGACGCTGGAGCGCAGAGATTGGGACCTGTTCCACAGCGGGGTTGCGATGCAGCAGCCGGACCCTGAGGCGGTGGGGGATTTTGGCCGGGAGCTGCTGCGGAACTGGAGCGGCCTGCTGCTTACGGCGGAGGAAGCGCAGCAGCTCGCGCTGGCGGCAGAGTGCAACCGGCACTGGCGGCATTGGCTGGTCTGGCTGCATCAGTTCACGGGGCATGTCCAGCGCCGGATGATTGAGCTGGGGCTGAGCCAAGAGGTGATGCTCTGCCTGATCACCGCTGTGCGTTATATGAGGAGCCATGCCGGCGATAAAATCAATCAGGGCGATGTTGCCGCAGCTATCCATATGAGCCGCGGCTATTTCAGCCGGTGCTTCGCCCGCTTTGCGGGTGAGACGTTCGGGGAGTGCCTGCGGCGCATGCGCCTGGAGCTGGCGAAAGCGCTGCTGCTGGAGACCCCTGTCCCGGTGTGTGAAATTGCCTGCCGGTCCGGCTTCGGGGATGAGCGTTATTTCAGCAAGCTGTTCCGGGAGCATGTCGGCAAGCTGCCGAGTGAATACCGCGCAGAGGGCTGGCTGCAAGATGCACGCTTCGCAGCTGAACCCGGGGACAGCAAGGACAGTTGGATGTTGTCGACCACTTAA
- a CDS encoding GyrI-like domain-containing protein, producing MKFEWRKQDKALYLPPAEPGLIQVPAFPYFTLRGEGNPNDSAFAEAVAVLYSLSYAVKMLPRKGSAPENYYDYTVFPLEGVWDLSEAGRRLAVLDKNELVYTLMIRQPDFLTPLLAAEVLEQVKRSKPHPLLDKAVFARCEDGLSVQMLHIGPYDDEPHSFARMEQFCIAQGLLRESLLHREIYISDARRARPEKLRTVLRFKAARQD from the coding sequence ATGAAATTTGAATGGAGAAAACAAGACAAGGCCCTATATCTGCCCCCCGCCGAACCCGGGCTGATTCAGGTACCCGCCTTCCCTTATTTCACCCTGCGGGGTGAAGGTAATCCGAACGATAGCGCATTCGCAGAAGCGGTCGCTGTGCTGTATTCCTTGTCCTATGCAGTCAAGATGCTGCCGAGAAAAGGCTCCGCACCCGAAAACTACTACGACTACACCGTCTTCCCGCTGGAAGGGGTATGGGATCTCAGCGAAGCCGGACGCCGCTTAGCCGTTCTTGATAAGAACGAGCTGGTATACACCTTAATGATCCGCCAGCCGGATTTTCTGACCCCTCTGCTTGCCGCAGAAGTGCTGGAGCAGGTCAAGCGCAGCAAGCCGCACCCGCTGCTGGACAAGGCTGTCTTCGCCCGCTGCGAAGACGGCCTCAGCGTACAAATGCTGCATATCGGCCCCTATGATGATGAGCCGCACAGCTTTGCAAGAATGGAGCAGTTTTGCATCGCTCAAGGACTGCTGCGGGAGTCTCTCCTGCACCGCGAAATCTATATCTCGGATGCCCGGCGTGCCCGCCCGGAGAAGCTGCGGACCGTGCTGCGGTTCAAGGCCGCCCGGCAGGATTAA